Within Halostella limicola, the genomic segment ACACCCCCTCGATGTCGCGGGCGATCGGCGTGTGTTCGGTCTGCCAGTAATCCACGAACTCGCCGTGGTCCATCCCCTCCTTGCGGACAAGCAGGGCTACGTGCTTGTACATGCGTTCACCCGAGTCGTCGCCGTCTCGGATTATAAATCATTGGCCTCCTCGCGGTACGACGAGGCGCGCGGTACGACCGCGACCCGAAAGCAAGCGCGGCGTCAGTAGTCGATCCGCGTTATCTCCTCGACGGGCCACTGGCTGAGGATCTCGACGCCGTTCTCGCGGACGACGACCATCTCCTCGACGCGCACGCCCTGATTCTCGGCGGGCTGCATCGTCTCGACGGCCATCGTCATCCCCTCCTCGATCTCGATTGGGTGGTCGGGGGAGAGCCCCCGCCAGATGAGCGGCACCTCGTACAACTGGAGGCCGAGGCCGTGCGCCCAGTGGTTGGTCGTCATCTGCCAGAACTCGTCGGCGTCGTACCAGTCCATGTGCTCGCCCTCCTCGTCGGGGAACCCCTGACAGATCTCGTCGGTCGTCGCTCCGGGTTCGATGCGTTCGAGCACGTCGTAGAGATCGTCTCGGGCCTTCTCGTAGGCGTCCTGCTGGGCCTGCGTCGGTTCGCCCATCGAGAACGTCCGGTAGTAGCAGGAGCGGTAGCCGAGGTAGCCGACGTTGTAGAAGTCCGCGTAGACGATATCTCCGGGCCGGATCGCGCGGTCGGTCGTGTTCGCCTGATGCTTCGGCCACGTGTTCGGCCCGGACGTGACGTAGCCGCCCTGGACCATCGCGCCGTGACGCCACAGTTCGCGGACGGCGTCGCCCCACACCTCCGACTCCCGGACGCCCGGGCGGGCGCTCTCCTTGATCGCCTGGAACCCCGCCTCGCAGATGGCCGCGACCATCCGCAGGCACTCGATCTCGTCGCGTGTCTTCACCTTGCGCGCGTCGTGCATCAGGTCGACGCACTCCTTCGTGCGGACCTCCACGTCGTTGTTCTCGAACGCGGAGATGAGGCCCCGATTGCCCACGTCGATGCCCATCGGCTCCTTGTCGACGCCGTACTCGGCCATCGCCTCGGTGACGATGTCCGCCATCTTCTGTTTGAGCCAGTCCCGCGCGGAGTCGCGGCCGGACGCCCGCGGGACGTTGCCGAGGCCGGGGCAGGCGTACCGGATATCGTTCAGCCACGGGCAGTTGTACCGCTGGTTGCTCGCGTGGTCGGCCGTGTCCCAGTGGACCACGTCGCCGTCCTCCGTCAGCAGGGTGTAGTGGTCCGCGCCGGACCCGCCCGTCATGGCGAGGCCGGTGACGTAGCGGATGTTGGGGTCGGAGACGAGGAGCACGCTCCCCAGTTCGCTGTCCCGCAGTCGTTCGAGCGCCCGCTCGTACCGCTCTCGCCGGAGGCGCTTGACGTCGATACGCTCCTCCCAGTCGACGGCCTGGGTGCCGCGAGTCCCCTCCATGAAGTCCCGCTGGTACAGCGTCATACGGATCCTACCGACGCCGTAGCGGCACTAAGAACCACCGGTACGGGGGCTGCGTGATCGCCTGACCGCCGGCGTGGGAACAGCCGACCGCCGCCTCGCGGCCGCGGAGGCGGTGCGGGGGGTCGGGAGGAGGGGAGCGCGAGGGGAGGAGAGAGGATTCAGTCGTCGTCGCTCGCGCGCTCGCCGGCGACGCCGGGCGAAGAGACGGTGCCGCCGCGGGTTCGGCCGAGGTCCACGATCTCCTGAATGTCGGGGTCGAGGTCCTCGTAGGTGCTCGTCGACGTGACGGCGGAGACGCCGACGAACACGACGTACCCGATCACCATGGCGAGCTGGCCGCCGAGGACGCCCATCGGCAGGCTGATGCCGAAGTACTCCACCCCGTACGCCAGGACGAGCGTGAGTCCGAGGCCGGTGCCGCCGCCCCAGAGCGCGCCCTCGGCGGTCGCGCCCTTCCAGTTGTAGGCGATGGCGACGCAGGGGAAGATGACGGCCGCGAAGATGGCCCACCCGGCGGCGCCCAGCACGAAGATGAGGCCGGGGAACGTGGCGGCGAGGACGCCGGCGGCGATCAGGACGGCCACCGTCGTTGCGCGTCCGTACAGCACCTCCTGGTCGTTAGAGAGGTCCCGACTGAGGTGTTCGATGAAGTAGTCGTGGACCACGGCGGCCGACGCCATGTTGAGGAAAGAATTGCTCGTCGACATGATCGCCGCGATGACCGACGTGAGGACGAACGCGACGACGACGTCGGGCGCGAACGCCACCAGCGCCAGCGGCAGCGCCGCGTCGGGGTTCCCGGGATCGGGGACGTGCCCCGCGAGGATCCCCGCGCGGACGAACGGCGCGGTGACCCAGTAGAGCGCGGTGAGCATGTAGCTGACCGCCGTGACGAGCGCGCCCCACTTCAGCAGGGAGACGTCCCGGATCATGTAGAACTTCGTCGTTGCGTGGGGCTGGCCGGCGACGGTCAGCTGGATGACGACCACGGAGAGCATCAGCCCGAGCCCGGCGATGCCGTCCATGCCCAGCAGCGTGAAGTCGAAGAACGCCGGCTGTTCCGCGGAGATGGTCGACACCATGCCGTCGACGCCGCCCGGGTACCGCGTGACGGTGTAGTACGCGGTCAGCGCCGCGCCGAGCACCATCATCGCGCCCTGGATGGCGTCGGACCAGATCGCCGCGAGCATGCCGCCGATGACGGTGTAGAAACCGACGATGGCGAGGCCGATGATCAGGGCCTCGAAGAAGTTCACCGGGAGGATGAGCGCGCCGATGATGCCGAGCGCGGCGTACTGCGCCGCGAGATAGCCCATGCAGCCGAGGATCACCGCGACGATTCCCAGCAGGCGAACCCGCTCGTCTTTGAACCGGTAGTACATCGCGTCGGGTGCCGTCATGGCGTCGCGCAGTTCGCCGAGCATCCGCATCTTCCGGCCCAACAGCCAGTACGAGAGAACGAACCCGAACGGCGTTCCGACGGCGATGACGATCAGGTACTCCAGACCGATGACCGAGCCGGTCCCCGTGACGCCGACCATCCCCCACCCGCTCTGGATGGCGGCGAACATCGAGAGCGCGATGACGACGAGGCCGCCCCGCCTGCCGGCCGCGAAGTACTCTTCCTGGTCGGTCTGGTACCGACTGGCCAGGACGCCGATGCCGATCATCAGGAGCGCGAAGAGGACGAGGAAGACGACTGCTGTCTGCGAGTAGTACTCGACGCCGATCTCGCCGCCCCATGTCTGAGCGGGTGCGAGCAGCGCCCCGGTCATCCTCCGATCTCCCCCATGCGTTCCTCGTCGGTCTCGCGGTCCTCAACCGGTACCTCGTCGGACACGTCCACGTCCTCGAACGAGAGGCCGAAGTAGAGCGCGAACCCGACCACGACGGCGGCCAGCAGCAGGTAGATCTCGACGACCGGCGTCGGGAACCCGAGCAGGTACGTCGGCGTCGCGACGCCGAACAGGGACGCAGTCGCCGCCGAGCAGAGTTGCGACAGCATCGTTACCCACCTCCCTCGGTCGGACGCCGAGTCCCGTCAGACCCCTCGGTCGGTCCCGGAGTTCCGTCACTCCCATCTGGCGTGCGGTACCGCCCCGTTTCGTGCCGATAGCTAGCGCTCGGCATACGATCGGATCGGCGTCATAAAACTCTATAAAACTTTCTCCGAGTGGGACCCGTTCGTGGGTGAACCACCGGTTTGCGTGGTGCTGGCAGTGTGAGGGGTTTCTGTGCGAGCGAGCTATCCGAACAGTTCCCGCACGGCGCGTTCCCCCTCGTGGATGGCTTCCATGATCGTTCGCGGGGCGGCGGCGTCGCCGACCAGTTCGATCGGGCGGTCGTCGACGGCCCGCCAGAGGTCGTCTTCGGCGCGGCGAAAGCCCGCGAGGACGACGGCGTCGACGTTCTCGACCCGGACCGAGCGGCCCTGTTTGTCGAGGACGACGTCGGGCCACTCGACGGCATCCACCGTGGCGAACGTGTGGAGTTCGACCGGGTCGTCCAGCGAGAACAGGTCGGCGCGGAGCTTCGCTTTCGTCGGCCCGGTGAGGTCGGCGCCCGGGTCCGCGCCGGGCATGGCGAAGTGGACGTCGCGGCCGGCCTCCGCGAGCGTCTTCGCCGTGCCGATCCCCTTCCAGTGGTGCTCGCCGTCGTCGACGACGAGGACGCGGTCGCCGGGAGCCGTCGGTGGGTCGTCGCCGGAGCCGGAGCCGGAGCCGGAGCCGTTCAACACGTCCGCGGCCGACAGCACTCGCGCCTCGTCCCAGCCGGGCACGTCCTCGCGTTCGATCCCGAAACTGCGGTACCCCCTGGGGAACGACGGGGAACTGGACCCGGTTGCGACGACGACCGCGTCCGGGTCGCGTTCCTCGATCAGGTCCCGGGTAACCTCGGTGTCGGTTTCGACGGCGACGCCCTCCCGGTCGAGCGCGGCCCGCAGCCAGAGGATCGGTTTCTCGAACTCATCGCGGCCCGAGATCTCCTTGGCTGCGCGAACCTGCCCGCCGAGGGTTTCGTCTCGCTCGCACAGCGTCACGTCGTGGCCCATCCGTGCGGCGACCTCGGCGGCCTTCATTCCGCCCGGCCCGCCGCCGACCACGAGGAGCGAACGGGGCTCGTCGGCCTCCGGAAGCGTCCCCATCCCGAGGTCGGCCTCGAATCCCGTCGCCGGGTTGAGCACGCAGCGACACTCCGCGCCGTCGTAGATGCGCTCGATACAGCCCTGATTGCACCCCATGCACTCGATCAGTTCGTCGAGTCGCCCCTCCTTCGCCTTCTTCGCGATGGCGGGATCAGCGATGTGGCCTCGCGTCATCGCGACCAGATCGACCCCGCCCTCGCCGAGGATCCGGTCGGCGTCCCGTGGGTCGGTGACGCGGCCGACGGTGGCGACCGAGACCTCCGGGTCCTCCGACACGACGGTCTCCGCGATGCGGTTCGCCAGCGGGGCGTACAGTTCCTGCTCGTGTTGCATGTCGGGGACGATGTAGTCCTGCCGGAGGTAGGTCCCGGCCTTCACGACGAGGTAGTCGACCTGTCCCGTCGCGGCGAGGCGTCGGGCCACCTCCGCGTACTCGTCGACGTCCATCCCGCCCGGCGCGAAGTCCTTCGCGTTGACCTGCAGGCCGACGACGAAGTCGTCGCCGACGCGGTCGCGCGTGGCGTCGAGCGTCTCGCGGACCACCCGGAGCCGGTTCTCCAGGCTCCCGCCGTACTCGTCGTCGCGGTCGTTGGAGTACGGCGAGATGAACTGCGAGAGGAAGTAGCCGCCGTAGCCGGAGTGGATCTCGACGCCGTCGAAGCCGCCCCGCTGGATGATCTCGGAGGTGTGAGCGTACGCCTCGACGATCTCGGCGATCTCGTCGGTCGTCAGTTCGTGCGGCATCTCGCCGTTGACGGGTCCGGGGATGTCGCTGGCCGAGACGACTGGCCGCTCGGACTGAAGGCTCGTGATCTGGCGCCCGTAATGGAGGTTCTGACAGAATATCTTCGCGCCGGCGTCGTGGACAGCGTCGGTGAGTTCGCGGAGCTGGGGCACCATCGTCTCGGCGTCCCAGCCGCGGATCGCGCTCCCGCTGACCGACGACGGGTGGTTCGCGAGGTACGCCATCACGATGAGGCCGATGCCGCCCTCCGCGCGCTCGACGTAGTAGTCGATCAGCTTCTGCGTTATCTCGTCCCCGCTCGCGTAGTTCGTCGTGTGACCGGTCATCATCAACCGGTTCCGCAGGTCGACGTCGCCGACCGCGGTCGGTTCGAAGAGGTTGTCGAACTCGTACTCGTCGGGGATACCGTCGGCTAAGACCGCCTGATCGGGGTCCATGGTCAGTGGTGATCGTTGACGATCGCCAAAACCGTTGTGGATGGACAGATCGGGCAGAAGGAATGTGGCGCTGGGAGCGGGAACGGAACACAGTACGTTGGAGAGGTGACGTCGAACGGAATAGAGAACGCCGCGCTGCGAAAGGATGGAAGCGGGACCAAATCAGGACGGACTCGCTGCGAGCGGTCCGAATTACTCGAATACCTTTATTGTGTCGGCGGTCGGACAGCACGGCATGGAAGGCGACCGCGAGCACCCCCGGCCGGTTCAGACGGTCGAAACGGCGTCGACGCTCCTCGAACGCATCAAGGAGCGCGGCGGCGCGACGCTCCCCGAACTGACGGCGGAACTCGACCTCGCGAAGAGCACCGTCCACCGTCACCTCGGGACGCTGGAGGAACTCGACTTCGTGGTCCGCGACGGCGACGAGTACCGAGTCGGACTACGGATGCTCGATTTCGGCATTCACGCGCGCGAACAGCAGGACGTGTTCCACGAGGCGACGGACACCGTCGACGAACTGGCCGCCGAGACGGGCGAGAAGGTCTGGCTGATCACTCACGAGCACGGGCGGAGCGTCCACCTCTACGGCGCGACCGGGAAGCGGTCGGTCCGGACGCCCGCGCGCGAGGGCGAACAGGGGTACCTGCACCAGCTCGCCGCGGGCAAGGCCATCCTCGCGACCTTCCCACGGGAGCGCGTCGAACGGGTCGTCGACGAGCACGGGCTCCCGGCGGCGACGGACAGAACCATCACCGATACGGAGCCGCTGTTCGAGGAACTCGCCGCCGTTCGAGAGCGGGGGTTCGCGTTCAACCGCGGCGAGTCGATCCCCCGGCTCAACGCCGTCGGCGCGGCGATCACCGACGACGAGGGGGAAGCCGTCGCGGCGATCAGCGTCTCCGGTCCGTCGAACCGCGTGAAGGGGGACTTTCTGACCAAAGAGCTCCCGGACCTCCTGCTCGGCGTGACGAACGAGGTGGAGATCAATCTGAGTTACACCTGACAGCACCGAAATAGCGCTTTCGACGTCCCCGATGGGTCATAATCGGGTCGTTAGTGCTGGACGCTATCGTGTCATCAGGGCTGGACGCTTTCGGTGTTTCCGGTCTTGCGCTTCGTGCAAGGGGGAGTTTTCGGGATAGCTTTGTAGCCACTTTGTGAAGACTCCAGAGGCGCAGTCGTATCGGTCCGAGTACCTCGTTAGAGGAGGCCTCGCAGATTCGTTAGAGGCGTTCGCGCAGGGTCCAGACGTCCGCCGTGGGGTCCAAATTCGACGGTTCCGCACCTCGTTCCGTGAGGATACCCGCGTGAAACAGTATCGCCTTCAGCTGGAACACCGTCGGCGAGTGATACACGTCGCCGTCCGCGAGTTCCGCTGTCCGGAGGTCGCCGTCCGCGGTCAGAACGCGCTCGCGCACGGTGTCGTCGCCACGGACGAATAGCTCGATCGCGAACGTCGGATGAAGTTCGTGGAGGTACTCGACGAATTTGCGGAGGCTCGGTCGTTCAGAACCGTCCTCGTGGAGACGCTGGAGTTCCTCGACGAGCAGTTGCGTCGCCGGGTAGTGATAGACGATCCGGCGGGTCAACAGGCCCCACTTCGGGGCCAGGTCGCGGAAGCGCTGCCGCGACCGCTTCCAGGCGTCGAACTCCCGGAGCGCGGCGTCGACGGTGCCGTACTCGGCGCGGGCGAACCGGACGACTTCCCGACCGAGCGGCGTCAGGCTCACCCGCGGCGGGTCGACGTCGACGAGGTTCAGAAACGACGCGCCCGTTCGGGCGCCGTCGATGGCATCGACCACGTGATCGCTGAGCACCGCCGCGGTCTCGTCCGGATGATACAGCGCGAGGGGGTACGCGAGGTAGTTCTTCGGGTGGTTCAAGCTAAACGACTTGTTCGCGACGCCCTGCGCGCTCGCCTGAAATCGGATCGACGACGCCTCGTCGGGGTTGCGGTTGCCGACGACGCGGGGGACCTCCAGCGTGCGAACGTCGCCGTCGGCGGAGACGCCGAGCACGCCGACGTTCAGTTCCCGCGCCAGTGTCCGGTCGGACTCCGAGACGGCGTCGGTCGGCGCGGCGACGAACGCCGCGTTCGCCTCGTGGAGGCGGTCGTACGCCTGGACGACGCCGCGTCCCACGTCGACGCCGCCCCGGCCGACGTACCCCTTCGCTTCCACGACGACCAGCGGCGGGTCGTCGCCGAACCGCTCGACAGCGAGGAGATCCGAGTCGACGTTCCGGACGCCGACCAGGTCGGGATACCCCGATCCGACGCGAACGTGATTGAACGGTGCGAGCGCCGCCTTCACTTCGTCTCGGACGGGCCGGTCGTCGATCCAGTGGTCCGTCGCGAACTGGGTGTCGACGACCGCGTACGATCCCTCCGCGTCGGCCTCCGGAAAGATCCGTCGCTTGGCGTGGGCCAGCACGGTCGGCTCCGTCAACTCCCTCGTCGCGCCTGCCATGAGCTGGAGATCGAAGCGGTCCGG encodes:
- a CDS encoding M24 family metallopeptidase, which produces MYQRDFMEGTRGTQAVDWEERIDVKRLRRERYERALERLRDSELGSVLLVSDPNIRYVTGLAMTGGSGADHYTLLTEDGDVVHWDTADHASNQRYNCPWLNDIRYACPGLGNVPRASGRDSARDWLKQKMADIVTEAMAEYGVDKEPMGIDVGNRGLISAFENNDVEVRTKECVDLMHDARKVKTRDEIECLRMVAAICEAGFQAIKESARPGVRESEVWGDAVRELWRHGAMVQGGYVTSGPNTWPKHQANTTDRAIRPGDIVYADFYNVGYLGYRSCYYRTFSMGEPTQAQQDAYEKARDDLYDVLERIEPGATTDEICQGFPDEEGEHMDWYDADEFWQMTTNHWAHGLGLQLYEVPLIWRGLSPDHPIEIEEGMTMAVETMQPAENQGVRVEEMVVVRENGVEILSQWPVEEITRIDY
- a CDS encoding sodium:solute symporter family transporter, encoding MTGALLAPAQTWGGEIGVEYYSQTAVVFLVLFALLMIGIGVLASRYQTDQEEYFAAGRRGGLVVIALSMFAAIQSGWGMVGVTGTGSVIGLEYLIVIAVGTPFGFVLSYWLLGRKMRMLGELRDAMTAPDAMYYRFKDERVRLLGIVAVILGCMGYLAAQYAALGIIGALILPVNFFEALIIGLAIVGFYTVIGGMLAAIWSDAIQGAMMVLGAALTAYYTVTRYPGGVDGMVSTISAEQPAFFDFTLLGMDGIAGLGLMLSVVVIQLTVAGQPHATTKFYMIRDVSLLKWGALVTAVSYMLTALYWVTAPFVRAGILAGHVPDPGNPDAALPLALVAFAPDVVVAFVLTSVIAAIMSTSNSFLNMASAAVVHDYFIEHLSRDLSNDQEVLYGRATTVAVLIAAGVLAATFPGLIFVLGAAGWAIFAAVIFPCVAIAYNWKGATAEGALWGGGTGLGLTLVLAYGVEYFGISLPMGVLGGQLAMVIGYVVFVGVSAVTSTSTYEDLDPDIQEIVDLGRTRGGTVSSPGVAGERASDDD
- a CDS encoding oxidoreductase, with amino-acid sequence MDPDQAVLADGIPDEYEFDNLFEPTAVGDVDLRNRLMMTGHTTNYASGDEITQKLIDYYVERAEGGIGLIVMAYLANHPSSVSGSAIRGWDAETMVPQLRELTDAVHDAGAKIFCQNLHYGRQITSLQSERPVVSASDIPGPVNGEMPHELTTDEIAEIVEAYAHTSEIIQRGGFDGVEIHSGYGGYFLSQFISPYSNDRDDEYGGSLENRLRVVRETLDATRDRVGDDFVVGLQVNAKDFAPGGMDVDEYAEVARRLAATGQVDYLVVKAGTYLRQDYIVPDMQHEQELYAPLANRIAETVVSEDPEVSVATVGRVTDPRDADRILGEGGVDLVAMTRGHIADPAIAKKAKEGRLDELIECMGCNQGCIERIYDGAECRCVLNPATGFEADLGMGTLPEADEPRSLLVVGGGPGGMKAAEVAARMGHDVTLCERDETLGGQVRAAKEISGRDEFEKPILWLRAALDREGVAVETDTEVTRDLIEERDPDAVVVATGSSSPSFPRGYRSFGIEREDVPGWDEARVLSAADVLNGSGSGSGSGDDPPTAPGDRVLVVDDGEHHWKGIGTAKTLAEAGRDVHFAMPGADPGADLTGPTKAKLRADLFSLDDPVELHTFATVDAVEWPDVVLDKQGRSVRVENVDAVVLAGFRRAEDDLWRAVDDRPIELVGDAAAPRTIMEAIHEGERAVRELFG
- a CDS encoding IclR family transcriptional regulator — translated: MEGDREHPRPVQTVETASTLLERIKERGGATLPELTAELDLAKSTVHRHLGTLEELDFVVRDGDEYRVGLRMLDFGIHAREQQDVFHEATDTVDELAAETGEKVWLITHEHGRSVHLYGATGKRSVRTPAREGEQGYLHQLAAGKAILATFPRERVERVVDEHGLPAATDRTITDTEPLFEELAAVRERGFAFNRGESIPRLNAVGAAITDDEGEAVAAISVSGPSNRVKGDFLTKELPDLLLGVTNEVEINLSYT